From Phyllopteryx taeniolatus isolate TA_2022b chromosome 18, UOR_Ptae_1.2, whole genome shotgun sequence, the proteins below share one genomic window:
- the max gene encoding protein max isoform X9, whose protein sequence is MSDNDDIEVDSDADKRAHHNALERKRRDHIKDSFHSLRDSVPALQGEKVGNSTGANHNSSTKQASRAQILDKATEYIQYMRRKNHTHQQDIDDLKRQNALLEQQVRALEKVKGSAQLQTNYSSSDSSLYTNPKGSAVSAFDGGSDSSSESEPEEPPNRKKLRPEAS, encoded by the exons GCTGACAAACGCGCACATCACAATGCGCTGGAGCGTAAGCGTAGGGACCACATCAAAGACAGCTTTCACAGCCTCCGGGACTCTGTGCCTGCCTTGCAGGGAGAAAAGGTTGGTAACAGTACTGGTGCAAACCACAACAGT TCTACCAAACAGGCGTCTCGAGCTCAAATCCTAGACAAAGCCACAGAGTACATCCAGTACATGAGGCGAAAAAATCACACGCACCAGCAGGACATTGACGACCTGAAGAGACAAAACGCGCTGCTGGAGCAGCAAG TGCGCGCGCTGGAGAAGGTGAAGGGCTCGGCGCAGCTTCAGACCAACTACTCGTCATCCGACAGCAGCCTCTACACCAACCCAAAAGGCAGCGCCGTGTCGGCGTTCGATGGCGGCTCCGACTCCAGCTCTGAGTCTGAACCCGAGGAGCCTCCCAACCGCAAGAAGCTGCGACCGGAGGCAAGCTAG
- the max gene encoding protein max isoform X8, producing the protein MSDNDDIEVDSDADKRAHHNALERKRRDHIKDSFHSLRDSVPALQGEKASRAQILDKATEYIQYMRRKNHTHQQDIDDLKRQNALLEQQVRALEKVKGSAQLQTNYSSSDSSLYTNPKGSAVSAFDGGSDSSSESEPEEPPNRKKLRPEAS; encoded by the exons GCTGACAAACGCGCACATCACAATGCGCTGGAGCGTAAGCGTAGGGACCACATCAAAGACAGCTTTCACAGCCTCCGGGACTCTGTGCCTGCCTTGCAGGGAGAAAAG GCGTCTCGAGCTCAAATCCTAGACAAAGCCACAGAGTACATCCAGTACATGAGGCGAAAAAATCACACGCACCAGCAGGACATTGACGACCTGAAGAGACAAAACGCGCTGCTGGAGCAGCAAG TGCGCGCGCTGGAGAAGGTGAAGGGCTCGGCGCAGCTTCAGACCAACTACTCGTCATCCGACAGCAGCCTCTACACCAACCCAAAAGGCAGCGCCGTGTCGGCGTTCGATGGCGGCTCCGACTCCAGCTCTGAGTCTGAACCCGAGGAGCCTCCCAACCGCAAGAAGCTGCGACCGGAGGCAAGCTAG
- the max gene encoding protein max isoform X7, with amino-acid sequence MSDNDDIEVDSDADKRAHHNALERKRRDHIKDSFHSLRDSVPALQGEKQSTKQASRAQILDKATEYIQYMRRKNHTHQQDIDDLKRQNALLEQQVRALEKVKGSAQLQTNYSSSDSSLYTNPKGSAVSAFDGGSDSSSESEPEEPPNRKKLRPEAS; translated from the exons GCTGACAAACGCGCACATCACAATGCGCTGGAGCGTAAGCGTAGGGACCACATCAAAGACAGCTTTCACAGCCTCCGGGACTCTGTGCCTGCCTTGCAGGGAGAAAAG CAGTCTACCAAACAGGCGTCTCGAGCTCAAATCCTAGACAAAGCCACAGAGTACATCCAGTACATGAGGCGAAAAAATCACACGCACCAGCAGGACATTGACGACCTGAAGAGACAAAACGCGCTGCTGGAGCAGCAAG TGCGCGCGCTGGAGAAGGTGAAGGGCTCGGCGCAGCTTCAGACCAACTACTCGTCATCCGACAGCAGCCTCTACACCAACCCAAAAGGCAGCGCCGTGTCGGCGTTCGATGGCGGCTCCGACTCCAGCTCTGAGTCTGAACCCGAGGAGCCTCCCAACCGCAAGAAGCTGCGACCGGAGGCAAGCTAG
- the max gene encoding protein max isoform X4 — MSDNDDIEVDSDADKRAHHNALERKRRDHIKDSFHSLRDSVPALQGEKVGNSTGANHNSQSTKQASRAQILDKATEYIQYMRRKNHTHQQDIDDLKRQNALLEQQVRALEKVKGSAQLQTNYSSSDSSLYTNPKGSAVSAFDGGSDSSSESEPEEPPNRKKLRPEAS, encoded by the exons GCTGACAAACGCGCACATCACAATGCGCTGGAGCGTAAGCGTAGGGACCACATCAAAGACAGCTTTCACAGCCTCCGGGACTCTGTGCCTGCCTTGCAGGGAGAAAAGGTTGGTAACAGTACTGGTGCAAACCACAACAGT CAGTCTACCAAACAGGCGTCTCGAGCTCAAATCCTAGACAAAGCCACAGAGTACATCCAGTACATGAGGCGAAAAAATCACACGCACCAGCAGGACATTGACGACCTGAAGAGACAAAACGCGCTGCTGGAGCAGCAAG TGCGCGCGCTGGAGAAGGTGAAGGGCTCGGCGCAGCTTCAGACCAACTACTCGTCATCCGACAGCAGCCTCTACACCAACCCAAAAGGCAGCGCCGTGTCGGCGTTCGATGGCGGCTCCGACTCCAGCTCTGAGTCTGAACCCGAGGAGCCTCCCAACCGCAAGAAGCTGCGACCGGAGGCAAGCTAG
- the fntb gene encoding protein farnesyltransferase subunit beta: MDGVQTPLRCFRECHSSEMFTDDGLGTVTSREQKRVERSIEEVINVYKQIHSIPQPTLLREQHYQYLKKGLRHLSDSYECLDASRPWLCFWILHSLELLDEPVPATVASDVCQFLARCQSPTGGFGGGPSQHAHLAPTYAAVNALCIIGTEEAYNVIDREKLLDFLWSVKQPDGSFVMHVGGEVDVRSAYCAASVASLTNILTPKLFEDTTNWILSCQNWEGGLSGVPGLEAHGGYTFCGTAALVILGKEHMLDLKALLRWVVSRQMRFEGGFQGRCNKLVDGCYSYWQAGLLPLLHRAFFKEGESELSRHKWMFEQQALQEYILLCCQNPTGGLLDKPGKSRDFYHTCYCLSGLSIAQHFGNTDSHHESVLGKEQNRLVPTHPVYNICPEKVAQALQHFLRLPVPTEKSSADHRC, encoded by the exons ATGGACGGCGTGCAGACTCCTCTGCGGTGTTTTAGGGAGTGTCACTCCTCTGAAATGTTCACGGACGACGGGTTAGGAACCGTGACTTCACGGGAACAG AAAAGAGTAGAGCGCAGCATTGAAGAAGTGATCAACGTTTACAAGCAAATCCACAGCATACCTCA GCCAACCTTGCTGCGGGAACAACACTACCAGTATCTCAAGAAGGGCTTACGGCATTTATCAGACTCTTACGAG TGTCTGGATGCAAGCAGACCTTGGCTTTGCTTCTGGATTCTTCACAGTCTGGAGTTACTCGACGAGCCTGTTCCTGCCACCGTGGCCTCGGA TGTGTGTCAGTTCCTGGCCCGATGTCAGAGCCCAACGGGAGGTTTCGGGGGCGGACCCTCACAGCACGCCCACCTGGCACCCACCTACGCCGCTGTCAACGCCCTCTGCATCATCGGCACAGAGGAAGCTTACAACGTCATAGACAG GGAGAAGTTGTTAGATTTCCTCTGGTCGGTGAAGCAGCCAGATGGCTCCTTTGTGATGCACGTGGGAGGGGAGGTGGATGTCAG GAGTGCGTATTGTGCAGCCTCCGTAGCGTCGCTCACCAACATCCTCACACCCAAACTGTTTGAAGACACCACTAACTGGATCCTCAG TTGTCAGAACTGGGAGGGCGGCCTCAGCGGGGTGCCGGGTCTGGAGGCCCATGGCGGCTACACGTTCTGTGGCACCGCCGCTCTGGTCATCCTGGGGAAAGAGCACATGCTGGATCTCAAAGCCTTACTG AGGTGGGTGGTCAGCAGACAAATGCGTTTTGAAGGGGGCTTCCAGGGCCGATGTAACAAACTGGTGGACGGCTGCTACTCCTACTGGCAGGCCGGACTCCTGCCGCTCCTCCACAGGGCCTTCTTCAAAGAAG GGGAGTCAGAGCTGAGTCGACACAAGTGGATGTTTGAGCAGCAAGCCTTGCAGGAGTACATCCTCCTCTGCTGCCAGAACCCAACCGGAGGGCTGCTAGATAAGCCTGGCAA ATCCAGAGACTTTTACCACACATGCTACTGCCTGAGCGGCCTTTCCATAGCGCAGCATTTCGGGAACACGGACAGCCATCACGAGAGCGTCCTCGGCAAGGAGCAGAACAGATTG GTTCCAACTCATCCCGTTTACAACATCTGTCCAGAGAAGGTGGCTCAGGCCTTGCAGCATTTCCTCCGGCTGCCTGTCCCGACGGAAAAATCCTCAGCCGACCATCGGTGCTAG
- the rab15 gene encoding ras-related protein Rab-15, giving the protein MAKQYDVLFRLLLLGDSGVGKTCLLCRFTDNEFHPSHISTIGIDFKMKTLLIDGIKVRIQIWDTAGQERYQTITKQYYRRAQGIFLVYDITSERSFQHIMKWASDVDEYAPEKVQKILVGNKSDEVDKRQVATEQGVKLARAYGMDFFETSAFTNQNITETFTRLGEQVLAANKKDLDLLRMSLNDELNLAALEEEEGLCDGGSADQGKGCWC; this is encoded by the exons ATGGCCAAGCAGTACGATGTGCTCTTCCGACTCCTGCTTCTCGGAGACTCTGGGGTtggaaaaacatgtttgctATGCAGATTCACCGACAATGAATTTCACCCGTCTCACATTTCAACCATAG GGATCGACTTTAAAATGAAGACTCTGCTAATAGATGGTATCAAAGTGCGCATCCAGATATG GGACACTGCAGGCCAGGAACGCTACCAGACCATCACTAAGCAGTACTACAGGCGAGCGCAG GGAATTTTCCTGGTCTACGACATCACAAGTGAGCGCTCCTTCCAACACATCATGAAGTGGGCCAGTGACGTGGACGAG TACGCTCCAGAAAAGGTCCAAAAGATCTTGGTCGGGAACAAGTCGGATGAAGTGGACAAGAGGCAGGTGGCCACAGAGCAAGGtgtcaag CTGGCCAGAGCTTATGGAATGGATTTTTTTGAGACAAGTGCCTTCACCAACCAAAACATAACAGAG ACTTTTACACGGCTGGGCGAGCAGGTGCTGGCGGCCAACAAGAAGGACCTGGATCTTCTGCGGATGTCTCTGAACGACGAGCTGAACCTGGCCGctctggaggaagaggagggactGTGTGACGGCGGGTCCGCCGACCAGGGGAAGGGGTGCTGGTGTTAA